One window of the Sphaerochaeta associata genome contains the following:
- a CDS encoding ABC transporter permease: MNINKSTPPVNIKGSDEKSLKKFLQKDLTPYLVFAVPLAFMAIFLVYPMVVTMLRAFMPSGNKLVLGSFSLQGFTKFFESAMYQKALLNSFIVSLAVTFFCVLIGVPMGYFVARVKMPGKNLMLSLGILPIIMPSFVGAFTWVILLGRQGVVRHFLNFIFAPLGIEVPTIYGMFGMILCMTLTYYPFVFQLSYGAFASANSLLEEAGMLMGAGRWHIFRTITFPLILPSLGAGALLVFVRAIGNFGIPAIIGGDKYVLPTLIYFRVNGFWDLNGAASIAVVNVLITALVLYLQKKVINRHEYETISATHSEIKLHEGKAIRIIAIVYCIIILVVSLLPQITIIVMSFFEKWVGLFPEGFTFRNYLRIPQYSNKELFNTFYLSILATVLAAVLGSLIAYITERKKPKGAALLDLSIMAPFILPGTVVSVALLSAFSGNSLIKLTGTYTIIVISYMVRRTPYVYRSVAASLSQLNPSLEEASTIAGANWFYTFRRVSVPLIMPAIISGSILTLTTLLQELSTTILLYSSRTRTVPIQIYGAVADGKLGEASALSVILLVVVFGIVYLMNHKQGKSIASSFKMG, encoded by the coding sequence ATGAATATCAATAAGTCCACACCTCCAGTCAACATAAAGGGCAGTGATGAGAAAAGCTTGAAGAAGTTTTTGCAGAAAGATCTGACTCCCTATCTTGTTTTTGCAGTTCCTCTTGCCTTTATGGCAATCTTCCTTGTGTACCCGATGGTGGTGACCATGCTCAGGGCATTCATGCCTTCGGGGAACAAGTTGGTTCTGGGATCCTTTTCTTTGCAGGGATTTACCAAATTCTTTGAAAGTGCGATGTATCAGAAGGCATTGCTCAATTCGTTTATTGTAAGTCTTGCAGTTACGTTCTTCTGTGTTTTGATCGGTGTTCCTATGGGCTATTTTGTGGCTCGTGTGAAAATGCCCGGTAAAAATTTGATGCTGAGTCTAGGAATTCTCCCGATAATCATGCCTTCCTTCGTTGGAGCTTTCACCTGGGTGATTCTTTTGGGCAGACAAGGGGTGGTTCGTCACTTCCTGAATTTCATATTTGCTCCTCTCGGCATAGAAGTACCGACAATTTATGGTATGTTCGGCATGATTCTCTGTATGACGCTGACGTATTACCCGTTTGTGTTCCAACTCTCCTACGGTGCTTTTGCCTCGGCAAACTCATTGTTGGAAGAAGCAGGCATGCTGATGGGTGCCGGTCGATGGCACATCTTCAGAACCATCACCTTTCCCTTGATTCTCCCCAGCCTAGGCGCAGGTGCTTTGCTGGTTTTTGTCAGGGCAATTGGAAATTTCGGTATCCCTGCGATTATCGGCGGAGACAAATATGTACTTCCTACGTTGATTTATTTCCGGGTCAATGGTTTTTGGGACCTCAATGGTGCTGCTTCCATTGCAGTTGTCAATGTGTTGATTACCGCCTTGGTTTTGTATCTTCAGAAAAAGGTGATCAATAGACACGAGTATGAGACCATTTCGGCAACACACTCGGAAATCAAGCTACATGAAGGAAAGGCTATCAGAATTATTGCCATCGTGTATTGCATCATAATTCTTGTGGTTTCACTCTTGCCTCAGATTACCATCATCGTGATGTCTTTCTTTGAGAAGTGGGTAGGTCTCTTCCCTGAAGGTTTCACATTCAGAAATTATCTTCGGATTCCCCAATATTCAAACAAGGAGCTCTTCAACACCTTCTACCTATCTATCCTGGCAACGGTATTGGCAGCGGTATTGGGAAGCCTTATCGCCTACATCACAGAAAGGAAGAAGCCCAAGGGGGCTGCCTTGCTCGATCTATCGATCATGGCCCCATTCATTCTTCCTGGTACTGTTGTCTCTGTTGCCCTGCTTTCGGCTTTCAGCGGCAATAGTCTGATCAAATTGACGGGTACCTATACCATCATCGTCATCTCTTACATGGTTCGTCGCACTCCATATGTATATCGCTCGGTTGCAGCCAGCCTTTCGCAATTGAATCCTTCGCTGGAGGAAGCCTCCACCATTGCAGGGGCTAACTGGTTCTATACATTCCGCAGGGTTAGTGTTCCTCTCATAATGCCGGCGATTATTAGTGGGTCGATTCTCACCCTCACAACGTTGTTGCAGGAGTTGAGTACTACCATTCTGCTCTACAGCTCACGAACCAGAACGGTTCCCATTCAGATTTATGGAGCCGTAGCTGATGGCAAGCTTGGAGAAGCAAGTGCACTCTCGGTCATCTTGTTGGTGGTCGTATTTGGAATCGTCTACCTGATGAATCATAAGCAAGGGAAATCCATTGCCTCAAGTTTCAAAATGGGTTGA
- a CDS encoding TIM barrel protein, producing the protein MQKHVMSLVGFSSASEIAAYKTAFPSMHYELSYKMSEQLLSEVSPMLAGRIASVHACCPALPIFPNFGSHDEQVIAQSYDAICKSFETARSCNADIVVLHPGYVCDRAMPSSNAARKQLLDDPSFSRYIVHADGAICGADYPNQDIYRYHAVQAFKQLEHVAQVARTYGVKLAVENLNPRVGYLFQTPWEMERLAALQDVYLCLDVGHLWISSFVYDFPYLPAIQRIIETDKVVNCHLHSNATNTAAKHFSDDHHTFDKYGFPARQVLELLAGTHANLTLEMVEDFDYNTRFLLKEIAAIQHGGQE; encoded by the coding sequence ATGCAAAAACACGTAATGTCTCTCGTTGGATTTTCTTCTGCATCAGAAATTGCAGCATATAAAACTGCATTCCCGTCGATGCATTATGAACTATCCTATAAGATGAGCGAGCAACTCTTATCTGAAGTCAGTCCCATGCTTGCAGGTCGCATCGCATCGGTGCATGCTTGTTGCCCGGCCCTTCCCATTTTTCCAAATTTTGGAAGTCATGATGAGCAAGTAATTGCACAAAGCTATGATGCCATCTGCAAAAGCTTTGAAACTGCACGGTCCTGCAATGCCGATATTGTGGTGCTCCATCCGGGATATGTCTGTGATCGGGCAATGCCGTCATCCAACGCTGCAAGGAAACAACTGCTTGACGACCCCTCTTTTTCCCGGTACATAGTGCATGCCGATGGTGCCATTTGCGGCGCTGACTATCCGAACCAGGACATCTACCGCTACCATGCCGTTCAGGCTTTCAAGCAACTTGAGCATGTCGCGCAGGTTGCCAGAACCTATGGAGTCAAACTGGCCGTCGAGAACCTGAATCCTCGTGTGGGGTATCTTTTCCAAACCCCATGGGAAATGGAGCGGCTTGCTGCCCTTCAGGATGTGTATCTGTGTTTGGATGTCGGCCATTTATGGATATCAAGCTTTGTTTATGATTTTCCTTATCTACCTGCTATTCAAAGAATAATTGAAACCGACAAGGTTGTTAACTGTCACTTGCACAGTAATGCCACCAATACGGCGGCAAAGCATTTCTCTGATGACCACCATACATTCGATAAATACGGTTTTCCTGCACGCCAAGTGCTTGAACTGTTGGCAGGAACCCATGCAAACCTGACACTGGAGATGGTGGAGGATTTTGACTATAACACCCGCTTTCTCCTTAAGGAAATTGCTGCAATACAACACGGTGGACAGGAGTAG
- a CDS encoding 6-phosphogluconolactonase, with amino-acid sequence MSITITIAETAQELGLRAAAKIADLLNQAIEARGEARIILSTGASQFETMEALTQQAVDWSKVEMFHLDEYVELGESHIASFRKYLKERFVSKVNLKAAHFVNGEGDVQKNIAALSAELRRKVVDVGVIGIGENAHIAFNDPPADFETDLAYKVVELDERCKQQQVGEGWFKSLKDVPRQAVTMCPRQIMACRHVVSSVPHAVKAEAVYNTITRPVDPMVPATLLKTHPDWNLFIDINSASKLVALA; translated from the coding sequence ATGAGCATTACCATTACGATCGCCGAGACGGCGCAGGAGCTGGGCCTGAGGGCGGCTGCGAAGATAGCCGACCTGCTCAACCAGGCGATAGAGGCGAGGGGGGAGGCGAGGATCATCCTCTCCACCGGGGCGAGCCAGTTCGAGACGATGGAGGCCCTGACGCAACAGGCCGTCGACTGGAGCAAGGTGGAGATGTTCCACCTGGACGAGTATGTGGAGCTGGGCGAGAGCCACATCGCAAGCTTCCGCAAGTACCTGAAGGAGCGCTTCGTATCCAAGGTGAACCTGAAGGCCGCCCACTTCGTCAACGGGGAGGGCGATGTGCAGAAGAACATCGCCGCCTTGAGTGCCGAACTGAGGAGGAAGGTGGTGGACGTGGGGGTCATCGGCATCGGGGAGAACGCCCATATCGCCTTCAACGACCCGCCGGCCGACTTCGAGACCGACCTTGCCTACAAGGTGGTGGAGCTGGACGAGCGGTGCAAGCAGCAGCAGGTGGGCGAGGGGTGGTTCAAGTCCTTGAAGGATGTTCCCAGGCAGGCCGTCACGATGTGCCCCCGCCAGATCATGGCGTGCCGGCATGTCGTCTCCTCGGTCCCTCATGCAGTGAAGGCCGAGGCGGTCTACAACACCATCACCCGGCCTGTGGACCCGATGGTTCCGGCAACCCTGCTGAAGACCCACCCGGATTGGAATTTGTTCATCGACATCAATTCCGCCTCAAAATTGGTTGCTTTAGCCTGA
- a CDS encoding AGE family epimerase/isomerase, whose protein sequence is MDIDFSWFKDHLLSQILPFWDSAFDDAYGGVFTCFTNDGKQKVSDDKFTWSQGRMLWCLSYLLDHPHCSEGLDDATLMRYRKRCDALYSLLSEHALLGGEDEVCAFLLDRTGQAKPCASDGSKYASMYADCFVIMGFSRYALLAKRKDIGLKALGIYNKMKQVMARGIIRTEPYPLPPGATAQSIPMIICNTAHELATVLRALGLPEASDVHKDAQTAAHSVLQVFAQNRTMQIREVVYKEAGKEHGLLARHRNPGHAIECMWFCLDALGDEYYEVLSPYVLSSLELGWDEEWGGLLRYVDTDGGEPKGVCDGSAFSRLVASTWDLKLWWPHVEALYACARFYRVAKDERFALWYERLKQYTYSTFPSDRGEEWIQIRTRKGLPQERIVALGVKDPYHILRMHLLILDMNVE, encoded by the coding sequence ATGGACATCGATTTCTCATGGTTCAAAGACCATCTATTGTCCCAGATTCTTCCATTTTGGGATTCAGCATTTGATGATGCATACGGTGGGGTGTTTACGTGTTTCACGAATGATGGAAAGCAAAAGGTTTCAGATGACAAGTTCACGTGGTCCCAAGGAAGGATGTTGTGGTGTCTTTCGTACCTTTTGGATCACCCTCATTGTTCTGAAGGCCTTGATGACGCAACGCTCATGCGCTACAGAAAACGATGCGATGCACTCTACAGCCTGCTGAGCGAGCATGCACTGCTGGGCGGTGAGGATGAGGTCTGTGCTTTCTTGCTTGATCGTACGGGGCAGGCAAAGCCATGCGCCTCCGATGGCAGCAAGTATGCAAGCATGTATGCCGACTGTTTTGTAATCATGGGTTTCTCCCGTTATGCCCTGCTTGCCAAGCGAAAGGACATTGGTTTGAAAGCTCTCGGCATCTATAACAAAATGAAGCAGGTTATGGCACGGGGTATCATCAGAACCGAGCCCTACCCACTTCCCCCTGGCGCGACTGCGCAATCGATTCCCATGATTATCTGCAACACCGCTCATGAGCTGGCAACGGTCCTTCGAGCGCTGGGATTGCCCGAAGCCTCTGATGTCCACAAGGATGCCCAAACTGCAGCCCATTCCGTGCTTCAGGTTTTTGCACAGAATCGAACCATGCAGATTCGTGAGGTGGTCTACAAGGAAGCTGGCAAGGAACATGGATTGCTGGCCAGGCATCGCAATCCCGGGCATGCAATTGAATGCATGTGGTTCTGCCTTGATGCGCTTGGTGACGAGTATTATGAGGTGCTTTCTCCCTATGTATTATCATCGCTCGAACTAGGATGGGATGAAGAGTGGGGAGGTTTGCTGCGCTATGTGGATACCGATGGGGGAGAACCGAAAGGAGTGTGTGATGGTTCGGCATTCTCCCGACTCGTGGCGTCCACTTGGGATCTGAAGCTCTGGTGGCCTCATGTAGAAGCACTCTATGCATGTGCCCGTTTTTATAGGGTTGCCAAAGATGAGCGTTTTGCTCTTTGGTATGAGCGTTTGAAACAGTACACCTATTCCACCTTTCCTTCTGACAGAGGAGAAGAGTGGATTCAGATACGTACACGGAAGGGGTTGCCCCAAGAGCGAATCGTCGCACTTGGGGTGAAGGATCCCTATCATATACTTCGTATGCATCTGCTTATATTGGATATGAATGTAGAGTAA
- a CDS encoding DeoR/GlpR family DNA-binding transcription regulator, which produces MNPAARKKEILSVLARDGSVQVVELARSLDVSKVTIRSDLDELETKGLLVRTHGGAVPAETQGSSRFISQTINEYTNQKIAIAKLASTFIKSGQSIIIDNGSTTLHIAQYIADLPITVTTSSLLVMQELMHAEKVDLLMAGGILRRPSMGLMGNFSKEFYRQIHADWCFLGAAGYSSRHGVYCTNLIEADTKQTMIQSASKVCLLVDSSKMEHLSLAKVCDWNSIHYLITDSISEEIRTVIESQGVKVMVVDEA; this is translated from the coding sequence ATGAATCCTGCAGCTAGGAAAAAAGAGATTCTTTCGGTGCTTGCTCGGGATGGGTCTGTGCAAGTGGTGGAGCTTGCTCGTTCACTGGATGTTTCGAAAGTTACCATCCGTAGCGACTTGGATGAATTGGAGACGAAAGGATTGCTGGTACGAACCCATGGGGGAGCAGTACCTGCGGAAACACAGGGAAGTTCACGATTCATTTCCCAAACCATCAATGAATATACCAACCAGAAGATAGCGATTGCCAAGCTTGCATCTACGTTCATTAAAAGTGGACAGTCCATTATCATCGACAATGGAAGCACTACACTGCACATAGCTCAGTATATTGCCGATCTGCCCATCACCGTTACTACAAGCTCCTTATTGGTTATGCAGGAGTTGATGCACGCTGAGAAAGTAGACCTTTTAATGGCTGGCGGCATTCTCCGAAGGCCGTCGATGGGGTTGATGGGAAATTTCTCCAAGGAGTTTTATCGACAAATCCATGCTGATTGGTGTTTTCTTGGTGCTGCCGGGTATTCTTCCAGGCATGGTGTCTATTGTACGAACCTCATTGAGGCCGACACGAAACAAACCATGATCCAAAGTGCTTCCAAAGTCTGTCTCCTGGTCGATAGCTCCAAGATGGAGCATCTTTCCCTGGCAAAAGTGTGTGATTGGAATTCCATCCACTACCTCATCACCGATTCCATTTCTGAAGAGATCAGAACGGTCATTGAAAGCCAGGGAGTGAAAGTAATGGTTGTGGATGAAGCCTGA
- the nagA gene encoding N-acetylglucosamine-6-phosphate deacetylase produces MQLFINASLILEDRIEENGYLVEEQGRILAFGPMSAAQTWAKKAGSTIDCRHQYLSPGFVDIHTHGSGGFDYMDGTVEAFEQAAKAHLRYGATTILPTTLASTDKHLYQTLDVFKQASALTEGMPHLPGLHLEGPYFSPLEKGAMEQRHLRLPDERHYLPVVEYAEGLIRRWSLAPELEGALAMADKLVPMGIHLSAAHTAATYEQMSEAFDHGINHLTHFYSAMSTITRRNGFRILGVVESGYLIDGLTLEVIADGMHLPPALLRLVYQAKKSEQICACTDSMRAAGLPEGPSILGPIEGGTAVIVEDGIAKMPDKSCFAGSVATCDRMVRVLMRDAGLSLWEAVRASSLLPASFMGLGDVTGSIVVGKQADLLVFDRDITIERVFVSGKEVQPRG; encoded by the coding sequence ATGCAACTCTTCATCAATGCCAGTCTTATCTTGGAAGATAGGATTGAGGAAAACGGATATTTGGTGGAAGAGCAGGGGCGCATCCTTGCATTTGGACCGATGTCTGCTGCTCAAACCTGGGCAAAGAAAGCAGGCTCCACCATCGATTGCCGCCACCAGTACCTCTCCCCCGGCTTTGTGGACATCCACACCCACGGCTCGGGAGGCTTCGACTACATGGACGGGACGGTCGAGGCCTTCGAGCAGGCTGCGAAAGCGCACCTGCGCTACGGGGCCACGACGATTCTGCCCACCACCCTTGCCTCCACGGACAAGCACCTCTATCAGACCCTTGATGTATTCAAGCAGGCAAGCGCATTGACCGAGGGAATGCCGCACCTGCCGGGCCTTCATCTGGAAGGGCCGTACTTCAGCCCGCTGGAGAAGGGTGCGATGGAACAGCGGCACCTGCGCCTGCCCGACGAGCGGCACTACCTGCCGGTTGTCGAGTACGCCGAAGGGCTCATCCGCCGCTGGTCGCTCGCCCCCGAGCTTGAGGGGGCCCTTGCCATGGCGGACAAGCTTGTTCCGATGGGCATCCATCTCTCGGCTGCACACACCGCCGCCACCTACGAGCAGATGAGCGAGGCCTTCGACCACGGCATCAACCACCTGACGCACTTCTATTCGGCGATGTCCACCATTACCCGAAGGAACGGGTTCAGGATCCTGGGGGTCGTGGAGAGCGGCTACCTCATCGACGGGCTGACGCTGGAGGTGATCGCCGACGGCATGCACCTTCCCCCGGCCCTGCTCAGGCTCGTCTACCAGGCCAAGAAGAGCGAACAGATCTGTGCGTGCACCGACAGCATGAGGGCCGCCGGCCTGCCTGAAGGGCCCTCCATCCTGGGCCCGATCGAGGGGGGCACTGCGGTGATCGTCGAGGACGGGATCGCCAAGATGCCGGACAAGAGCTGCTTCGCCGGCAGCGTCGCAACGTGCGACCGGATGGTCCGCGTCCTCATGCGTGATGCAGGACTTTCCTTGTGGGAGGCGGTGAGGGCGTCGTCTCTGCTGCCTGCTTCCTTCATGGGGCTGGGCGACGTTACCGGCTCGATTGTCGTCGGCAAGCAGGCCGACCTCCTGGTCTTCGACCGGGACATCACCATCGAACGAGTATTTGTATCAGGAAAAGAGGTGCAGCCGAGAGGCTGA
- a CDS encoding ABC transporter ATP-binding protein: MSLNLTYKHVNKIFGEQSKNPVHALKDVSFAIEPGELFCLLGPSGCGKTTLLRSTAGLESITDGQILYGDKDMTLIPPFRRNIGMVFQSFALYPHMNIFENVAYGLRVRKTADDIVRKKVTEVMELVGLTEELKRNPSPTGLSGGQQQRVAIARALVYDPDILLLDEPLANLDAKLRRYMRAEIRRIQKATNITTIFVTHDQEEAMAIGDRLAVLRKGVVEQIGSSNELYTRPNNAFVSNFIGKMNFFNAKLSGQGKATIVGTQTTISVRPENIRFSNKKIVENGASVLLGARPEQLEICREKTPEGIRGTVQIIQHLGQFVRYEVVLDSSISDASMEIDMPYMVEGVFERDSVYVKVKEGLPFMFLPEVRN; this comes from the coding sequence ATGAGTCTGAACCTGACATATAAACACGTGAATAAAATCTTCGGGGAACAATCCAAGAATCCCGTACATGCTTTGAAGGATGTTTCCTTTGCCATTGAACCCGGTGAGCTCTTTTGTCTTCTCGGTCCCTCCGGGTGTGGAAAAACCACGCTATTACGCTCAACTGCGGGATTGGAGTCGATTACAGACGGTCAGATACTCTATGGAGATAAGGATATGACCCTTATTCCTCCTTTCAGAAGAAATATTGGCATGGTATTCCAGAGCTTTGCTCTGTATCCACATATGAATATTTTCGAAAACGTAGCCTATGGGCTGCGTGTTCGAAAGACTGCGGATGACATCGTCCGGAAAAAAGTCACAGAAGTGATGGAGTTGGTCGGCCTGACCGAGGAGTTGAAGCGCAACCCCTCTCCAACAGGACTTTCCGGTGGCCAGCAGCAGCGTGTTGCAATCGCCCGGGCGCTCGTGTATGACCCGGATATACTGTTGCTTGATGAACCGCTCGCCAATTTGGATGCCAAGCTTCGTCGTTACATGAGGGCTGAGATAAGAAGAATTCAAAAGGCTACCAACATTACCACCATTTTTGTTACTCATGACCAGGAAGAAGCAATGGCTATCGGAGACCGGTTGGCTGTCTTGCGCAAAGGTGTAGTGGAGCAGATTGGTTCTTCCAATGAACTCTATACCCGCCCGAACAATGCTTTTGTATCAAACTTCATTGGCAAAATGAATTTCTTCAATGCAAAGCTTTCCGGACAAGGAAAAGCCACTATTGTAGGTACTCAAACGACTATTTCAGTGCGTCCTGAGAACATTCGATTCAGCAACAAAAAGATTGTGGAAAATGGAGCCTCTGTTCTGCTCGGAGCACGTCCCGAACAACTGGAAATCTGCAGGGAGAAGACCCCTGAAGGCATCAGGGGAACCGTACAGATCATACAGCATCTGGGACAATTCGTCAGATACGAGGTGGTTCTGGATTCGAGTATAAGCGATGCCTCGATGGAGATCGATATGCCCTATATGGTGGAAGGTGTTTTCGAACGTGATTCAGTGTACGTAAAAGTGAAGGAAGGCTTGCCGTTCATGTTCCTGCCGGAGGTTCGAAACTAA
- a CDS encoding ABC transporter substrate-binding protein — protein MKKALIVFFTLILFFNPLFAQGASETKKVDKLTIWSGASEDEAEALVKKFNEKQPGINVSIIRAGSGELVNRLYSEQPKPDGDILLMVAKENMELAYDFLAPYKSINHAKIDVSVRDSADVPRFYGSSMPLQAIMVNTNLLKSSDYPKSWADLVDPRFKGEIILANPALSGSAYAQVYMLYKLYGNDFLAKLAKNAVFTASSTAGPESVARGEYAITVTGESNIGKYIGEGSPVTYVYPAEGTGARFDATGIIANGPNPEAAKLFMDFITSLEAYEIIRSTRNRRVVTTELPGPENLPALSEIKLFPYDDLEAKNIKETLINDFSNMM, from the coding sequence ATGAAAAAGGCGCTTATTGTTTTCTTCACTCTGATTCTTTTCTTCAATCCCTTGTTCGCACAAGGTGCAAGTGAAACGAAAAAGGTTGACAAGCTCACCATCTGGAGTGGAGCCAGCGAGGATGAGGCAGAAGCTCTCGTAAAGAAGTTCAACGAAAAGCAACCGGGTATCAATGTAAGCATTATCCGGGCTGGCTCCGGGGAATTGGTGAATCGGCTCTATTCCGAACAGCCAAAACCAGATGGAGATATTCTTTTGATGGTTGCAAAGGAAAATATGGAGCTTGCCTATGATTTCCTGGCACCGTATAAATCCATCAATCATGCCAAGATTGATGTATCGGTTCGCGATAGTGCAGACGTGCCGAGATTCTATGGATCCTCCATGCCGCTTCAGGCGATTATGGTAAATACCAATCTGTTGAAGAGTTCGGACTATCCAAAGTCCTGGGCCGACCTTGTCGACCCCCGCTTCAAGGGTGAAATCATTCTTGCAAATCCGGCTCTCTCGGGTTCTGCCTATGCTCAGGTCTACATGCTCTACAAGTTGTATGGGAATGATTTCCTGGCAAAACTCGCAAAGAACGCAGTATTTACAGCAAGCTCCACTGCAGGTCCGGAGTCTGTAGCGCGCGGTGAGTATGCAATCACCGTCACAGGTGAGTCCAATATCGGTAAATATATTGGCGAGGGTTCTCCTGTCACCTATGTCTATCCTGCGGAGGGAACAGGTGCACGCTTTGACGCTACCGGAATTATTGCAAACGGACCAAATCCCGAGGCTGCAAAATTATTCATGGACTTCATCACCAGCTTGGAAGCGTACGAAATCATTCGTTCAACACGTAACAGAAGAGTAGTGACCACCGAGTTGCCCGGACCTGAGAATCTGCCGGCGCTCAGTGAAATAAAGCTCTTCCCCTACGATGATCTTGAAGCAAAGAACATCAAGGAAACCTTGATCAACGATTTCTCGAATATGATGTAA